One window of Burkholderia thailandensis E264 genomic DNA carries:
- the mraZ gene encoding division/cell wall cluster transcriptional repressor MraZ has translation MFQGASALTLDAKGRMSVPSRYREALQGQAEGRVTVTKHPDGCLLLFPRPEWEVFRAKIAALPMDAHWWRRIFLGNAMDVDLDSAGRILVSPELRMAAGLEKEVMLLGMGSHFELWDAQTYTAKEQAAMAQGMPEALKNFTF, from the coding sequence GTGTTCCAAGGGGCGTCGGCGCTGACGCTCGATGCGAAAGGACGGATGTCGGTGCCGTCCCGCTATCGCGAAGCGCTGCAAGGACAGGCAGAAGGACGGGTGACTGTGACCAAGCACCCGGACGGCTGCCTGTTGCTGTTTCCGCGCCCGGAGTGGGAGGTGTTCCGCGCGAAGATCGCCGCGTTGCCGATGGATGCGCATTGGTGGCGCCGTATTTTTCTCGGCAACGCGATGGACGTCGATCTCGACAGCGCGGGCCGGATTCTGGTGTCTCCCGAGCTGCGGATGGCGGCCGGGCTGGAAAAGGAAGTCATGTTGCTGGGAATGGGAAGTCACTTCGAGTTGTGGGACGCGCAGACCTACACCGCGAAGGAGCAGGCGGCGATGGCGCAGGGCATGCCCGAAGCGCTGAAGAATTTCACGTTCTGA
- a CDS encoding porin produces the protein MKKSLLALVALSAFAGAAHAQSSVTLYGIIDEGFNINTNAGGKHLYNLSSGVLQGSRWGLRGTEDLGGGLKALFVLENGFDVNSGKLNQGGLEFGRQAYVGLSSSFGTVTLGRQYDSVVDFVGPLEAGDQWGGYIAAHPGDLDNFNNAYRVNNAVKFTSANYGGFTFGGLYSFGGVAGDFSRNQTWSLGAGYTNGPLVLGVGYLNARTPSTAGGLFGNNTTSSSPAAVTTPVYAGYASAHTYQVIGAGGAYSFGAATVGVTYSNIKFMNFASTVFPNQTATFNNAEINFKYQLTPTLLAGAAYDYTQGSKIAGASAAKYHQGSVGVDYFLSKRTDVYAIGVYQHASGNVIEADGNTVGPATAAINGLTPSSNRNQFTARVGIRHKF, from the coding sequence ATGAAAAAGTCGCTTCTCGCGCTCGTCGCGCTGAGCGCGTTTGCTGGCGCGGCTCACGCGCAAAGCAGCGTGACGCTGTACGGCATCATCGACGAAGGCTTCAACATCAATACCAATGCAGGCGGCAAGCACCTGTACAACCTGTCGAGCGGCGTTTTGCAGGGTAGCCGCTGGGGCCTGCGCGGCACGGAAGACCTGGGCGGCGGCCTGAAGGCACTGTTCGTCCTCGAAAACGGCTTCGACGTGAACTCGGGCAAGCTGAATCAGGGCGGCCTCGAATTCGGCCGTCAGGCCTACGTCGGCCTGTCGAGCAGCTTCGGCACCGTCACGCTCGGCCGTCAGTACGACTCCGTCGTCGACTTCGTCGGCCCGCTGGAAGCAGGCGACCAGTGGGGCGGCTACATCGCCGCTCACCCGGGCGATCTCGACAACTTCAACAACGCGTATCGCGTGAACAACGCAGTCAAGTTCACGAGCGCGAACTACGGCGGCTTCACGTTCGGCGGCCTGTACAGCTTCGGCGGCGTCGCCGGCGACTTCAGCCGCAACCAGACCTGGTCGCTCGGCGCAGGCTACACGAACGGCCCGCTCGTGCTGGGCGTCGGCTACCTGAACGCGCGCACGCCGTCGACGGCCGGCGGCCTGTTCGGCAACAACACGACGTCGAGCTCGCCGGCGGCCGTGACGACCCCGGTCTACGCAGGCTACGCATCGGCCCACACGTACCAGGTGATCGGTGCGGGCGGCGCCTATTCGTTCGGCGCGGCGACGGTCGGCGTCACGTACTCGAACATCAAGTTCATGAACTTCGCGAGCACGGTGTTCCCGAACCAGACCGCGACGTTCAACAACGCGGAAATCAACTTCAAGTATCAGCTGACCCCGACGCTGCTCGCCGGCGCGGCGTATGACTACACGCAAGGCAGCAAGATCGCCGGCGCGTCCGCGGCCAAGTACCACCAAGGCTCGGTTGGCGTCGACTACTTCCTGTCGAAGCGCACCGACGTCTACGCGATCGGCGTGTATCAGCACGCTTCGGGCAACGTGATCGAAGCCGACGGCAACACGGTCGGCCCGGCAACCGCCGCGATCAACGGCCTGACGCCGTCGTCGAACCGCAACCAGTTCACCGCGCGCGTCGGCATCCGCCACAAGTTCTAA
- the coq7 gene encoding 2-polyprenyl-3-methyl-6-methoxy-1,4-benzoquinone monooxygenase, which produces MLFDELISEFDRGLRSIAGVSRMSRPVPQPAAAAPAELSAAERKHAAGLMRVNHVGEVCAQALYQAQKFATSSSELKEMFEHAAREEEDHLAWTAHRLKDLDSRPSLLNPLWYAGALAIGVVAGRLGDKVSLGFMAETERQVESHLDSHLSELPAADVESRAIVEQMRADEVKHGKTATDAGGIELPMPARMLMRAASKVMTSTAYYL; this is translated from the coding sequence ATGCTGTTTGACGAGTTGATCTCTGAATTTGACCGGGGCCTGCGCTCGATTGCGGGCGTGAGCCGAATGAGCCGCCCGGTGCCCCAGCCCGCCGCGGCGGCGCCTGCCGAGCTTTCCGCCGCCGAGCGCAAGCATGCGGCCGGGCTGATGCGGGTGAATCACGTCGGCGAAGTCTGCGCGCAGGCGCTCTATCAGGCGCAGAAGTTCGCGACGTCTTCGTCCGAGCTCAAGGAAATGTTCGAGCATGCGGCGCGGGAGGAGGAGGACCATCTCGCGTGGACCGCGCATCGTTTGAAGGATCTCGATTCGCGGCCGAGCCTGCTGAACCCGCTGTGGTATGCGGGCGCGCTCGCGATCGGCGTCGTTGCCGGACGCCTCGGCGACAAGGTGAGCCTGGGCTTCATGGCCGAAACGGAGCGGCAGGTCGAGAGCCATCTCGACAGCCATTTATCGGAGTTGCCGGCTGCCGACGTCGAGTCGCGCGCGATCGTCGAGCAGATGCGCGCCGACGAAGTCAAGCACGGCAAGACGGCGACCGACGCGGGCGGCATCGAGCTGCCGATGCCGGCGCGCATGCTGATGCGCGCCGCATCCAAAGTCATGACAAGCACTGCATACTATCTGTGA